The following proteins come from a genomic window of Bactrocera dorsalis isolate Fly_Bdor chromosome 6, ASM2337382v1, whole genome shotgun sequence:
- the LOC125779666 gene encoding uncharacterized protein LOC125779666 has protein sequence MNVETRISTIKKYGYCYNCLAISHSYKNCVSKFSCRKCHKKHNTLIHRESSFRPESTPEMPNVTSSSPENASSTALPTQSTNTNRQAYTTTIQSTISSMVQIEHNGQRYSARALIDSGSEATFISRRLQRSLDIPTHSTSAQVTGLNNAVSATPTSICEITLCSPLNTNYKLSAQAFILNSLTDNLPSYPIDPKQCLKNLGFTLADNQFHKPRPVDILIGSDIYPSILLNGVKRNVLGSILAQETEFGWILSGPITQPSQNSTIVSFHNKVNPENLLTRFWEVEEIPKESVVSKSDQICEEIFQKTTRRNPDGRYIVTPPFKEPDNIDIGYSRHIALAQFLRNERALLKKPEVKAEYDKAIMEDLELGQMKKVEYDPSVKATQYYLPHHAVIKPDRITTKLRVVFNASCPTSNNKSLNDVLHIGLTLQKDLVILITNWRLFQFVFNADIQKMYRQILVDPKHTRFQRSLFRKSPEDTIEDFELQTVTFGINCAPYLAIRTLMKLADDVEETHPLAAKILRQEMYVDDVLAGTHDLTTAKSARDELISALKTPGFALRKWTSNDPHILKGLPQDHLLETETLNLSEPENTKTLGIRWNSKKDSFFFLVNPMEKKPAYTKREVLSAIAKLFDPADPNEWNINQHYIGGKQIVRILKVVNDIAERGVKLFEDFNKLLTNDEEEKQLLLQVVEANRNIKISSNNDTKFCLECNAVITHKLPKKPYERDLSDDVKMRFEHLVLADPQFHSNKELTLEIGADMYPQIIRSGLFKPDNGTVVAQNTAFGWTLTGTI, from the exons ATGAATGTAGAGACACGTATCtccacaatcaaaaaatatggttattgCTATAACTGCTTGGCTATTTCACATAGCTACAAGAACTGTGTGAGTAAATTCTCGTGTCGTAAGtgtcacaaaaaacacaatactCTGATACACAGAGAATCCAGCTTTCGACCTGAATCAACTCCGGAAATGCCAAACGTCACTAGTTCGAGCCCTGAAAACGCTTCAAGTACCGCATTACCTACCCaaagcacaaatacaaatcggcAAGCCTACACTACAACTATACAGTCCACTATATCATCAATGGTTcaaatagaacataatggcCAACGATATTCCGCGAGAGCTCTTATTGATTCAGGATCGGAAGCCACATTTATATCTCGAAGACTTCAAAGAAGTTTGGATATACCCACCCACTCTACATCAGCCCAAGTGACCGGACTAAACAATGCAGTTTCAGCAACACCAACGAGTATTTGTGAAATCACGCTTTGCTCACccttaaacacaaattataagcTATCAGCACAGGCATTTATACTAAATAGTCTAACTGATAATTTACCCTCATACCCCATAGATCCAAAGCAGTGTCTTAAAAATCTTGGATTCACATTAGCCGACAATCAATTTCACAAACCCAGACCCGTGGATATACTAATCGGTAGTGATATCTATCCAAGTATTTTACTCAATGGAGTAAAGAGAAACGTACTAGGTTCAATCTTAGCTCAAGAGACAGAATTCGGATGGATATTGTCCGGACCCATAACCCAACCCTCCCAAAATTCCACCATAGTTTCATTTCACAATAAAGTGAACCCTGAGAATCTACTCACACGTTTTTGGGAGGTGGAGGAAATCCCAAAGGAATCCGTAGTTTCCAAATCAGATCAAATTTGTgaggaaattttccaaaaaactaccCGTCGTAACCCAGATGGGCGCTATATAGTAACCCCACCCTTCAAAGAACCCGACAATATTGATATCGGATACTCTAGACATATAGCGTTGGCCCAATTCCTCAGAAATGAAcgagctttacttaaaaaacccgAAGTGAAAGCAGAGTATGACAAAGCAATTATGGAAGATTTGGAACTCGGACAAATGAAGAAAGTAGAATATGACCCTTCTGTTAAAGCGACCCAGTATTACTTACCACACCACGCAGTCATTAAACCCGATCGTATAACCACGAAATTGCGTGTGGTATTTAATGCATCTTGCCCCACGTCAAATAACAAAAGCTTAAATGACGTCTTACATATTGGGCTGACTTTACAGAAAGATCTTGTTATTCTGATAACAAATTGGCGACTCTTCCAATTCGTTTTTAATGCGGATATTCAGAAAATGTACCGGCAAATACTCGTAGACCCTAAACACACTCGGTTCCAAAGGTCATTATTTAGGAAGTCCCCGGAAGACACAATAGAAGACTTCGAATTGCAAACAGTCACGTTCGGCATAAATTGTGCGCCGTATTTAGCGATCCGTACCCTCATGAAGCTAGCCGATGATGTTGAAGAAACCCACCCATTAGCAGCCAAAATACTTCGCCAGGAAatgtatgtagacgatgttTTAGCTGGAACACATGACCTGACCACGGCAAAGTCAGCACGAGATGAACTCATTTCCGCTCTGAAGACCCCAGGATTCGCTCTGCGAAAATGGACCTCCAATGACCCACACATTCTGAAAGGACTTCCACAGGATCATCTTTTAGAGACGGAAACACTCAACCTTTCGGAACCCGAGAACACCAAAACCCtgggcattcgatggaactccaAAAAGGATTCATTTTTCTTCCTCGTCAACCCAATGGAGAAAAAACCCGCATACACCAAACGTGAAGTTTTATCAgccatagcaaaattgtttgaccCAGCCG ATCCAAATGAATGGAACATCAATCAGCATTACATTGGAGGGAAACAAATCGTAAGAATCCTGAAAGTTGTTAATGATATTGCTGAGCGTGGAGTCAAACTGTTTGAAGACTTCAATAAGCTTCTAACAAATGATGAAGAAGAGAAGCAGTTGCTCCTACAAGTGGTAGAAGCTAATAGAAA CATCAAAATTAGCTCAAATAATGATACAAAGTTTTGTTTGGAATGTAACGCAGTTATAACACACAAGTTACCCAAAAAACCATATGAGCGAGACTTAAGTGACGATGTGAAAATGCGCTTCGAACACTTGGTTCTCGCTGACCCTCAATTCCACAGCAACAAGGAACTAACGTTGGAGATTGGAGCGGATATGTACCCTCAAATTATCAGAAGTGGACTCTTCAAACCCGATAATGGTACAGTGGTGGCGCAGAACACAGCATTTGGCTGGACCCTTACTGGCACCATCTAA